The Streptomyces sp. NBC_00224 genome has a window encoding:
- a CDS encoding beta-galactosidase has product MHRRTLLIAAALSPAAALAVSGSRASAAAHTFGFSPDGSQFLLDGAAFQIRSGEMHPARIPVQYWRHRIRMAKAMGLNSIALYVMWNYLEERPGVFDLTTDRRDFAAFIRLCAQEGMYVLLRPGPYVCGEWDLGGLPSYLLEKPSVRLRVNSGQDPDYMAAVARYVKAIAPVVRPLMAANGGPILMVQIENEYGSYGSDGTYLEQLRQLWLGAGVEGPFYTQDGLGQVVANHTNVTGGAIGLSGGTSSDIRACRTAYPRVPAMSGELYPGWLTHWGEGGFAGQDTDLSGALRDLMNAGQSFNVYVVHGGTNFGYWAGANANDDGSGYTADITTYDYGAPITEQGRPAPRYTAYRSLIGSYPGVSLPPVPEPVPTITRTGSDAPIPSAYASLWDNLPAALPPARTVAPQPMENYGQNSGFMLYRKVLSGYAGGALDVTSVHDYATVFLDGVYQGGISRPAVPSAYATPLRVTTGSRLPLGSAGPRPTLDILVEGMGRTNFGHGLVDRKGITQQVSLSGAGPLNGTVSDWQTYALPVDEAFVAALRPKISEPGRAGIFFRATVTLTETGDTYLDMSGWTKGVVWVNGHNLGRYWSIGPQQRLYCPAPWLTVGRNEILVLDLHQLRPQPIPFRATLVETPCTLTNRRSGKLLDVPDWSTAYGVQLNQWSGNGGANQRWRRTTAADGTCTLANVNSGQLVDIQGNASTDGTPVIQWPANGGTNQRWRQVPTSDGYVKLVSVSTGKVLGVSGNATTDGAKIVEQTDTGDFGQQWLIASL; this is encoded by the coding sequence ATGCACCGACGCACCCTGCTGATCGCCGCCGCCCTGAGTCCGGCGGCCGCGCTGGCCGTCTCCGGCAGCCGCGCCTCCGCCGCCGCTCACACCTTCGGCTTCTCTCCCGACGGGTCCCAGTTCCTCCTGGACGGCGCCGCGTTCCAGATCCGCAGCGGTGAGATGCACCCCGCCCGCATCCCCGTGCAGTACTGGCGCCACCGCATCCGCATGGCCAAAGCCATGGGCCTCAACTCCATCGCGCTGTACGTGATGTGGAACTACCTCGAAGAGCGGCCCGGCGTCTTCGACCTCACCACCGACCGGCGCGACTTCGCCGCCTTCATCCGGCTCTGCGCGCAGGAGGGCATGTACGTGCTGCTGCGCCCGGGCCCGTACGTCTGCGGCGAATGGGACCTGGGCGGACTGCCGTCGTACCTCCTGGAGAAGCCGTCGGTCCGGCTGCGGGTGAACTCGGGCCAGGACCCGGACTACATGGCGGCCGTGGCCCGGTACGTGAAGGCGATCGCCCCGGTCGTGCGGCCGCTGATGGCCGCCAACGGTGGCCCGATCCTGATGGTGCAGATCGAGAACGAGTACGGCTCGTACGGCAGCGACGGCACCTATCTGGAGCAGCTGCGCCAACTATGGCTCGGGGCAGGTGTGGAGGGGCCGTTCTACACCCAGGACGGGCTCGGCCAGGTCGTGGCGAACCACACGAACGTCACCGGCGGGGCGATCGGCCTCAGCGGCGGGACCTCCTCGGACATCAGAGCCTGCCGCACGGCGTACCCGCGAGTCCCGGCGATGTCGGGGGAGCTCTACCCGGGATGGCTCACCCACTGGGGCGAGGGCGGCTTCGCCGGGCAGGACACCGACCTCTCCGGGGCGCTGCGGGACCTGATGAACGCCGGGCAGTCGTTCAACGTCTATGTGGTGCACGGCGGCACCAACTTCGGTTACTGGGCCGGTGCCAACGCGAACGACGACGGGAGCGGCTACACCGCCGACATCACCACCTACGACTACGGGGCGCCGATCACCGAGCAGGGGCGGCCCGCGCCGAGGTACACCGCGTACCGCTCGCTCATCGGAAGCTATCCGGGCGTCTCGCTGCCGCCGGTACCGGAACCGGTCCCCACGATCACGCGCACCGGAAGCGACGCCCCGATCCCGAGCGCCTACGCCTCGCTGTGGGACAACCTGCCCGCCGCGCTGCCGCCCGCGCGGACCGTCGCACCGCAACCGATGGAGAACTACGGGCAGAACTCCGGGTTCATGCTCTACCGCAAGGTCCTCTCCGGGTACGCGGGAGGCGCGCTCGACGTCACCTCCGTCCACGACTACGCCACGGTCTTCCTCGACGGCGTCTACCAGGGCGGTATCTCCCGTCCGGCGGTCCCCTCGGCGTACGCGACGCCGCTGAGGGTGACCACGGGCTCGCGTCTGCCGCTGGGGTCGGCGGGCCCGAGGCCCACGCTGGACATCCTCGTCGAGGGCATGGGCCGTACGAATTTCGGCCACGGCCTGGTCGACCGCAAGGGCATCACCCAGCAGGTCTCCCTCTCCGGTGCGGGCCCGCTCAACGGCACGGTCAGCGACTGGCAGACGTACGCCCTGCCGGTCGACGAGGCGTTCGTCGCGGCCCTGCGCCCGAAGATCAGCGAACCCGGCCGCGCGGGCATCTTCTTCCGCGCCACTGTGACGCTCACCGAGACCGGCGACACCTACCTCGACATGTCCGGCTGGACCAAGGGGGTCGTCTGGGTGAACGGACACAATCTCGGCCGATACTGGTCGATCGGACCTCAGCAGCGCCTGTACTGCCCGGCCCCGTGGCTCACCGTCGGACGCAACGAGATCCTCGTCCTCGACCTGCACCAACTGCGCCCGCAGCCCATCCCGTTCCGGGCGACCCTCGTCGAAACCCCCTGCACGCTCACCAACCGGCGCAGCGGCAAACTCCTCGACGTACCGGACTGGTCAACCGCTTATGGTGTGCAGCTGAACCAGTGGAGCGGCAACGGCGGCGCCAACCAGCGATGGCGCCGCACCACGGCCGCCGACGGGACCTGCACGTTGGCCAACGTCAACTCGGGCCAACTCGTCGACATCCAGGGCAACGCGTCCACCGACGGCACACCGGTCATCCAGTGGCCCGCCAACGGAGGCACCAATCAGCGGTGGCGCCAGGTGCCCACCAGCGACGGGTACGTGAAACTCGTCAGCGTAAGCACCGGGAAGGTGCTCGGGGTGTCCGGCAACGCGACCACCGACGGCGCCAAGATCGTCGAACAGACCGACACAGGGGATTTCGGCCAACAGTGGCTCATCGCCTCACTGTGA